One genomic window of Candidatus Kuenenia stuttgartiensis includes the following:
- a CDS encoding YnfA family protein — MEITKSIFFFILAGFCEIGGGYLVWLWLREEKSIWLGLFGAIVLVIYGVIPTFQPANFGRVYAAYGGVFIVLSILWGWQVDKIAPDKFDLIGGLIALIGVVIIMYWPRG, encoded by the coding sequence ATCGAGATTACAAAGTCCATTTTCTTCTTTATCCTTGCCGGATTCTGCGAAATAGGCGGCGGATACCTCGTATGGCTCTGGCTAAGAGAGGAGAAGAGTATTTGGCTTGGTTTATTCGGAGCGATAGTACTGGTTATCTACGGAGTCATACCAACCTTCCAGCCTGCAAACTTTGGCCGTGTATACGCCGCCTATGGTGGTGTATTCATAGTTCTCTCCATTCTATGGGGATGGCAGGTTGATAAGATAGCTCCGGATAAATTTGATCTGATCGGTGGTCTTATTGCCCTTATTGGTGTGGTTATCATCATGTACTGGCCACGGGGATAA
- a CDS encoding DUF433 domain-containing protein, whose translation MKKQEKGHIVCDPKILNGKPIIKGTRISVALILQNITSGMTREEILMGYPKLTEEGLDAALDFATRQFQG comes from the coding sequence ATGAAGAAACAGGAGAAAGGTCATATTGTATGTGACCCAAAAATTCTTAATGGAAAGCCTATTATCAAGGGCACAAGAATCTCTGTGGCTCTGATACTGCAGAATATTACTTCAGGTATGACCAGGGAGGAAATCCTCATGGGTTATCCAAAACTGACAGAAGAAGGATTGGATGCAGCTCTGGATTTTGCCACTAGACAATTCCAGGGATAA
- the rhuM gene encoding RhuM family protein: MKIQIVASYLLKNIYESGEIDHPATCKDFLQVQQEGNREVKRSASFYSLEAIIAVGYRVNSERGIQFRQWATEILKSYIHKGYVLDSDRFKYGSRFSARYFDELYEEIKDIRSSERMLYQKITDFLCKE; encoded by the coding sequence ATAAAGATACAAATTGTAGCTTCATACCTTCTGAAAAATATCTATGAAAGCGGCGAAATTGATCATCCGGCAACTTGTAAGGATTTCTTACAAGTTCAACAAGAAGGAAACAGAGAGGTAAAAAGAAGCGCCTCCTTTTATTCATTGGAAGCAATTATTGCGGTTGGTTACCGTGTCAATTCTGAAAGAGGCATCCAGTTTAGGCAGTGGGCAACAGAAATCCTCAAAAGCTATATCCACAAAGGTTATGTGCTGGATAGCGACAGATTCAAATATGGCTCCCGATTCAGCGCCAGATATTTTGACGAACTTTACGAAGAAATCAAAGACATCCGCTCCAGCGAGAGGATGCTTTACCAAAAAATTACAGACTTCCTTTGTAAGGAATAA